A genomic stretch from Lathyrus oleraceus cultivar Zhongwan6 chromosome 2, CAAS_Psat_ZW6_1.0, whole genome shotgun sequence includes:
- the LOC127117450 gene encoding signal recognition particle 14 kDa protein codes for MYSHLIRHRFRHQKLLSVSQRSLPYDCVFGTKLSLSLSTMVLLQLDPFLNELTAMFERTTDKGSVWVTLKRSSLKSKVEKNKLVTAGETIEHRCLIRATDGKKTISTSVGPKDHQRFQASYATILKAHMTALKKRERKDKKKSAEIDKREGTSKRPKKS; via the exons atgTACTCTCATCTCATACGACACCGTTTTCGCCACCAAAAACTCCTCTCTGTCTCTCAACGTTCTCTCCCATACGACTGCGTTTTCGGCAccaaactctctctctctctctcaacaATG GTTTTGCTACAATTAGATCCGTTTCTCAATGAACTCACCGCCATGTTCGAGCGTACCACTGACAAGGGTTCTGTTTGGGTTACTCTCAAACGAT CATCCTTGAAATCTAAAGTTGAGAAGAATAAATTGGTTACTGCTGGTGAGACAATTGAGCATAGATGTCTCATACGTGCCACTGATGGGAAAAAGACCATTTCTACTTCG GTTGGACCAAAGGATCATCAACGCTTTCAAGCTTCTTATGCAACTATATTAAAGGCCCATATGACTGCTCTGAAGAAGAGAGAAAGGAAGGACAAGAAGAAGTCTGCAGAGATCGATAAAAGGGAAGGAACTTCTAAGAGGCCTAAGAAATCCTGA
- the LOC127117451 gene encoding probable serine/threonine-protein kinase PIX13 isoform X2, with the protein MGTCWSSLPPSNHPTPSPTGTGTCNSQTTSGSYGTSTTSTTRTTTFNSSTTTSSGSGSGSGSSNNMSSSINSHHDYSIGGQILPTSNLRVYTFAELKASTKNFKPETLLGEGGFGKVYRGWLDGITIAVKKLNSEGYQGLQEWQSEIHFLGRLYHPNLVKLLGYCYEDTELLLVYEYMQKGSLENHLFGRGAVVQPLPWELRLKIAIGAASGLSFLHTSDREIIYRDFKASNILLDGSYNAKISDFGLAKLGPSASQSHLSTTVMGTPGYAAPEYMQTGHLYVKSDVYGFGVVLVEILTGLRAIDLNRPSGYHNLTDWIKPHLQERRKLKKIMDPQLGDKYPIKAALTISKLASKCLAPEPKMRPPMKDVMEILKGTQASTDKTVEVRGQNE; encoded by the exons ATGGGAACTTGCTGGAGTTCTCTTCCACCTAGCAATCATCCAACTCCATCTCCAACCGGAACTG GAACATGTAATTCTCAGACAACAAGTGGAAGCTATGGTACTAGCACCACAAGTACCACTAGAACTACAACTTTTAATTCTTCTACTACTACTTCTTCTGGAAGTGGCAGTGGAAGTGGAAGCAGTAATAACATGTCTTCCTCCATAAACAGCCACCATGATTATTCAATCGGTGGTCAGATCCTACCTACTTCTAATTTGAGAGTCTACACTTTTGCCGAATTGAAAGCTTCTACCAAGAATTTCAAACCTGAAACACTTCTTGGAGAAGGAGGTTTTGGAAAAGTTTATAGAGGATGGCTTGATGGAATCACCATTGCCGTCAAAAAATTGAACTCCGAAGGTTACCAAGGTCTCCAGGAGTGGCAG TCAGAAATACATTTTCTAGGTCGACTTTACCATCCTAACCTTGTGAAACTCTTGGGATATTGTTATGAGGACACAGAGCTTCTTCTTGTTTATGAATACATGCAGAAGGGTAGTTTGGAAAATCACCTCTTTGGAA GGGGTGCTGTTGTTCAACCACTTCCTTGGGAGCTTAGGCTTAAGATAGCAATTGGAGCGGCTAGTGGTCTTTCATTCTTGCATACATCAGATAGAGAAATTATTTACAGAGATTTTAAGGCTTCTAATATATTGCTTGATGGG TCCTATAATGCAAAGATATCAGATTTTGGGTTGGCAAAGTTGGGTCCTTCCGCTAGTCAATCGCATTTGTCGACAACGGTGATGGGAACACCAGGTTATGCAGCTCCTGAATATATGCAAACAG GGCATCTATATGTAAAGAGTGATGTGTATGGTTTTGGAGTTGTTTTGGTTGAGATACTGACGGGCTTAAGAGCGATTGATCTCAACCGGCCAAGCGGGTATCACAATCTAACGGATTGGATCAAACCGCACCTACAGGAAAGAAGAAAATTGAAGAAGATTATGGATCCTCAATTGGGAGACAAATATCCAATCAAAGCTGCACTAACTATATCTAAGCTTGCTTCAAAATGTCTTGCACCTGAGCCCAAAATGCGCCCACCCATGAAGGATGTTATGGAGATCTTGAAAGGAACTCAAGCTTCCACTGACAAAACCGTCGAGGTTAGGGGTCAAAATGAATGA
- the LOC127117451 gene encoding probable serine/threonine-protein kinase PIX13 isoform X1: MGTCWSSLPPSNHPTPSPTGTVTPAGTCNSQTTSGSYGTSTTSTTRTTTFNSSTTTSSGSGSGSGSSNNMSSSINSHHDYSIGGQILPTSNLRVYTFAELKASTKNFKPETLLGEGGFGKVYRGWLDGITIAVKKLNSEGYQGLQEWQSEIHFLGRLYHPNLVKLLGYCYEDTELLLVYEYMQKGSLENHLFGRGAVVQPLPWELRLKIAIGAASGLSFLHTSDREIIYRDFKASNILLDGSYNAKISDFGLAKLGPSASQSHLSTTVMGTPGYAAPEYMQTGHLYVKSDVYGFGVVLVEILTGLRAIDLNRPSGYHNLTDWIKPHLQERRKLKKIMDPQLGDKYPIKAALTISKLASKCLAPEPKMRPPMKDVMEILKGTQASTDKTVEVRGQNE; encoded by the exons ATGGGAACTTGCTGGAGTTCTCTTCCACCTAGCAATCATCCAACTCCATCTCCAACCGGAACTG TTACACCTGCAGGAACATGTAATTCTCAGACAACAAGTGGAAGCTATGGTACTAGCACCACAAGTACCACTAGAACTACAACTTTTAATTCTTCTACTACTACTTCTTCTGGAAGTGGCAGTGGAAGTGGAAGCAGTAATAACATGTCTTCCTCCATAAACAGCCACCATGATTATTCAATCGGTGGTCAGATCCTACCTACTTCTAATTTGAGAGTCTACACTTTTGCCGAATTGAAAGCTTCTACCAAGAATTTCAAACCTGAAACACTTCTTGGAGAAGGAGGTTTTGGAAAAGTTTATAGAGGATGGCTTGATGGAATCACCATTGCCGTCAAAAAATTGAACTCCGAAGGTTACCAAGGTCTCCAGGAGTGGCAG TCAGAAATACATTTTCTAGGTCGACTTTACCATCCTAACCTTGTGAAACTCTTGGGATATTGTTATGAGGACACAGAGCTTCTTCTTGTTTATGAATACATGCAGAAGGGTAGTTTGGAAAATCACCTCTTTGGAA GGGGTGCTGTTGTTCAACCACTTCCTTGGGAGCTTAGGCTTAAGATAGCAATTGGAGCGGCTAGTGGTCTTTCATTCTTGCATACATCAGATAGAGAAATTATTTACAGAGATTTTAAGGCTTCTAATATATTGCTTGATGGG TCCTATAATGCAAAGATATCAGATTTTGGGTTGGCAAAGTTGGGTCCTTCCGCTAGTCAATCGCATTTGTCGACAACGGTGATGGGAACACCAGGTTATGCAGCTCCTGAATATATGCAAACAG GGCATCTATATGTAAAGAGTGATGTGTATGGTTTTGGAGTTGTTTTGGTTGAGATACTGACGGGCTTAAGAGCGATTGATCTCAACCGGCCAAGCGGGTATCACAATCTAACGGATTGGATCAAACCGCACCTACAGGAAAGAAGAAAATTGAAGAAGATTATGGATCCTCAATTGGGAGACAAATATCCAATCAAAGCTGCACTAACTATATCTAAGCTTGCTTCAAAATGTCTTGCACCTGAGCCCAAAATGCGCCCACCCATGAAGGATGTTATGGAGATCTTGAAAGGAACTCAAGCTTCCACTGACAAAACCGTCGAGGTTAGGGGTCAAAATGAATGA